Proteins encoded within one genomic window of Paracoccus sp. MA:
- a CDS encoding cupin domain-containing protein, with translation MTLQDTKFQTLADELRAHTGRFTDKQFDWNAFPSNAGFDELARAQMRYIGAGGSPKVGDASTLKPDNFTLSLIYKEPGRYAACHSHEIEESFLIIDGALVVGWEKDGEVVEVNLGPKDMILNAREIGHGFRVDGVEPVLMSISVDVGKPLPPVYHYHPKEHAPELARAFGAAPGKTMKFDPKGAHPLQQLMAKYVVRHAELRTHWEEAGFTRKIYCGPGGVETDTCRKEMLGIPSRVGIKPFVRDVEDAFLVLEGTLTVGWEENGEQVEVELGPRDLVKTPAGRRHWFRNNGAGHATVWYIVGSASPETITFQAA, from the coding sequence ATGACCCTACAGGATACGAAGTTTCAGACGCTTGCCGACGAGCTTCGGGCCCATACCGGGCGTTTCACCGACAAGCAGTTCGACTGGAACGCTTTCCCTTCGAATGCCGGCTTCGATGAACTGGCGCGGGCGCAGATGCGCTATATCGGCGCCGGCGGCTCGCCCAAGGTCGGCGATGCCAGCACGCTCAAGCCAGACAATTTCACTCTCTCGCTGATCTACAAGGAACCCGGTCGCTATGCCGCCTGCCACAGCCACGAGATCGAGGAGAGCTTCCTGATCATCGACGGGGCGCTGGTCGTCGGCTGGGAAAAGGACGGCGAGGTGGTCGAGGTCAACCTGGGACCCAAGGACATGATCCTGAACGCCCGCGAGATCGGCCACGGCTTCCGGGTGGACGGCGTCGAGCCGGTGCTGATGTCGATCTCGGTCGATGTCGGCAAGCCCTTGCCGCCGGTTTATCACTATCACCCCAAGGAGCACGCCCCGGAGCTGGCCCGTGCCTTCGGGGCCGCGCCCGGCAAGACGATGAAGTTCGATCCCAAGGGCGCGCATCCGCTGCAGCAATTGATGGCGAAATATGTCGTGCGCCATGCCGAGCTGAGGACGCATTGGGAAGAAGCCGGATTCACCCGCAAGATCTATTGCGGACCGGGCGGCGTGGAAACCGACACCTGCCGCAAGGAAATGCTCGGAATCCCCTCGCGTGTCGGGATCAAGCCCTTTGTCCGCGATGTCGAGGACGCCTTCCTGGTACTGGAAGGTACGCTGACCGTGGGCTGGGAAGAGAACGGAGAACAGGTCGAGGTCGAGCTCGGGCCGCGCGATCTGGTCAAGACCCCCGCCGGCCGTCGGCACTGGTTCCGCAACAACGGCGCGGGTCACGCGACGGTCTGGTATATCGTCGGTTCAGCCTCGCCCGAGACGATCACCTTCCAGGCGGCCTGA
- a CDS encoding FAD-dependent oxidoreductase: MRKVAIIGSGPSGCFTAQGILKARPDWTVDVYDTLPVPYGLVRYGVAADHQGTKAITRQFERVFERQGARFFGNVTLGRDVTLEALRAAYDAVVLATGLSGDRDHGLGRAEGVIGAGELTRALYDHPDSGRLPDVRGDVIVLGNGNVAVDVLRLLAKTEAELQDSDLGAEASAWLAAQPIDSLTILGRSPATAARFDPVMIRELGKLRGVRIRVADLPEADGDRLIEALAGLDGLATGSRPVTFRFGCRPAEIETDAAGRIRALRVEGPQGSEVLACDTLITAIGFCCDGSLGRDHLMATAEDPESGRIAAGLYAVGWFRRGPRGTIPENRAESLAIAQRIVEDVEAAAPRARAGAGILPAGHQIVDWTGWKRLDAHELAAAIAGRCRTKITTRAEMLTLCREKEDAR, translated from the coding sequence ATGCGCAAGGTTGCCATCATCGGATCGGGGCCCTCGGGCTGCTTCACGGCACAGGGCATCCTGAAGGCCCGGCCCGACTGGACGGTCGATGTCTATGACACGCTGCCCGTGCCCTATGGGCTGGTGCGCTATGGCGTGGCTGCCGATCACCAGGGCACCAAAGCCATCACCCGCCAGTTCGAGCGCGTCTTTGAACGCCAGGGCGCTCGGTTCTTCGGCAACGTCACCCTGGGCCGCGACGTCACGCTGGAGGCGCTGCGCGCCGCCTATGATGCCGTTGTCCTGGCCACCGGCCTGTCGGGCGACCGCGACCACGGCTTGGGGCGAGCCGAGGGGGTGATCGGCGCCGGAGAACTGACGCGCGCTCTCTACGATCACCCCGATTCCGGCCGGCTGCCGGACGTGAGGGGCGACGTGATCGTGCTGGGGAATGGCAACGTTGCCGTCGATGTCCTGCGCCTGCTGGCCAAGACCGAGGCGGAACTGCAGGACAGCGACCTTGGCGCCGAGGCCAGCGCCTGGCTGGCCGCACAACCCATCGACAGCCTGACCATCCTCGGCCGCTCGCCCGCGACGGCGGCGCGCTTCGATCCGGTGATGATCCGCGAGCTGGGCAAGTTGCGGGGCGTCAGGATCCGGGTGGCCGACCTGCCTGAGGCCGATGGCGACAGGCTGATCGAGGCGCTGGCCGGGCTGGACGGGCTGGCCACGGGTTCGCGCCCGGTCACCTTTCGCTTCGGTTGCCGGCCGGCGGAGATCGAAACCGATGCGGCGGGCCGTATCCGGGCGCTGCGGGTCGAAGGACCGCAGGGATCCGAGGTTCTGGCCTGCGACACGCTGATCACCGCCATCGGTTTCTGCTGCGACGGCAGTCTCGGCCGCGACCATCTCATGGCCACGGCCGAGGATCCCGAGTCGGGCCGGATCGCGGCCGGGCTTTATGCCGTGGGCTGGTTCCGCCGCGGCCCGCGCGGCACCATCCCCGAGAACCGCGCCGAGAGCCTGGCCATCGCGCAACGCATCGTCGAGGACGTCGAGGCCGCCGCGCCCCGCGCAAGGGCCGGCGCGGGGATCCTGCCGGCGGGCCACCAGATCGTGGACTGGACCGGCTGGAAGCGGCTCGATGCACATGAGCTTGCCGCGGCGATCGCCGGACGTTGTCGCACCAAGATCACCACCCGGGCAGAAATGCTGACGCTCTGCCGCGAAAAAGAGGACGCACGCTGA
- a CDS encoding bestrophin family protein, which produces MIRRSQPSLRDILFTVHGSIIPSILGRLAAIGAVSLVAVLAAGLHPGIFATISAFPFTLIGIALSVFMSFRNGTCYARWWEGRQLWGQVLTGCRGLARASAGLPPDLRGPLLHALCGFAAGLAARLRGRDERAAIARWQPDLPLAGRVNPTDAVLREAGARLAAALGPGGLDPIRWSVLEGHLQALSAAQAGCERIATTPVPFAYSLLLHRTALVFCLLLPFALAGSLGIWTLLPVLLVAYTFFGLDALGHQLEDPFGQTPYALPLDALAQTIEREMIEAASEPGGPYRDGGAGAACRSAG; this is translated from the coding sequence ATGATCCGGCGCTCGCAGCCCAGCCTGCGCGACATCCTGTTCACGGTCCATGGCTCGATCATTCCCTCGATCCTGGGCCGGCTGGCGGCGATCGGGGCGGTGTCGCTGGTGGCGGTGCTGGCAGCCGGGCTGCACCCGGGCATCTTCGCCACGATCAGCGCCTTTCCCTTTACCCTGATCGGCATCGCGCTGTCGGTGTTCATGAGCTTTCGCAACGGCACCTGCTACGCCCGCTGGTGGGAGGGGCGGCAGCTCTGGGGCCAGGTGCTGACCGGCTGCCGCGGCCTGGCGCGGGCCAGCGCCGGCCTGCCGCCCGACTTGCGCGGGCCGCTCTTGCACGCGCTTTGCGGCTTTGCCGCCGGGCTGGCGGCGCGGCTGCGCGGCCGGGACGAGCGCGCCGCCATCGCCCGCTGGCAGCCTGACCTGCCGCTGGCCGGCCGGGTCAACCCGACCGACGCGGTGCTGCGCGAGGCCGGGGCGCGGCTGGCGGCGGCGCTGGGACCGGGCGGGCTGGACCCGATCCGCTGGTCGGTGCTCGAGGGCCATCTGCAGGCGCTTTCGGCGGCCCAGGCCGGCTGCGAGCGCATCGCCACGACGCCGGTGCCCTTCGCCTATTCGCTGTTGCTGCATCGCACGGCGCTGGTGTTCTGCCTGCTCCTGCCCTTCGCGCTGGCGGGGTCTCTGGGCATCTGGACGCTGCTGCCGGTGCTGCTGGTGGCCTATACCTTCTTCGGCCTCGACGCGCTTGGCCACCAGCTCGAGGACCCGTTCGGCCAGACCCCCTATGCCCTGCCCCTCGACGCGCTCGCCCAAACCATCGAAAGGGAGATGATCGAGGCCGCATCAGAACCAGGCGGACCGTATCGTGACGGCGGTGCGGGCGCCGCTTGCCGATCTGCTGGCTGA
- a CDS encoding IclR family transcriptional regulator, with amino-acid sequence MDLISPWLHCREAISTGALFSMMEDDRDRYLVPGLLRGLATLKLFTPASQSLSLSQIARALGITRSAAFRTVYTLTHEGCLLYDERSQSYALGPGVMRLTYGYFATREVVEIAQPELARLRERTGWSVHLGVLDGTSVMYLIRIPGPRHESSIIHVGSRLPARATTLGRVLLAGLDPQEILNRYRPAAATAAPQATGLGVQKVTEILRQAKADAAAEVVSHIGDFEAGIISVAAPVRTMSGQVVAAINVTAPREEGMERQIEEVRTALVATASRVSRLLGWDPPDPASSCGADAGK; translated from the coding sequence GTGGACCTCATCTCGCCATGGCTACATTGTCGTGAAGCCATCTCGACAGGAGCCTTATTCAGCATGATGGAAGACGATCGCGACCGCTATCTTGTCCCCGGCCTCTTGCGCGGGCTCGCGACGCTGAAACTGTTCACCCCCGCCTCGCAATCGCTGTCGCTGAGCCAGATCGCCAGGGCGCTTGGCATCACCCGCTCGGCGGCCTTCCGCACGGTCTATACGCTGACGCATGAGGGCTGCCTGCTCTATGACGAGCGCAGCCAGTCCTATGCCCTGGGCCCGGGGGTCATGCGGCTGACCTACGGCTATTTCGCCACGCGCGAGGTCGTCGAGATCGCCCAACCGGAACTTGCCCGTCTGCGCGAGAGGACGGGTTGGTCCGTGCATTTGGGGGTGCTTGACGGAACATCGGTCATGTATCTGATCCGCATTCCCGGCCCCAGGCATGAATCCTCGATCATTCATGTCGGAAGCCGGTTGCCGGCGCGGGCAACGACGCTTGGCCGGGTGCTGCTGGCCGGGCTTGATCCCCAGGAGATCCTGAATCGCTATCGTCCGGCCGCCGCGACGGCGGCGCCGCAGGCCACCGGGCTCGGCGTGCAGAAAGTCACCGAGATCCTGCGCCAGGCCAAGGCGGATGCCGCGGCAGAGGTCGTATCCCATATCGGGGATTTCGAGGCCGGAATCATTTCCGTGGCCGCCCCGGTCAGAACCATGTCCGGCCAGGTGGTTGCGGCCATAAACGTGACCGCTCCGAGAGAGGAAGGCATGGAACGGCAGATAGAGGAGGTCCGGACTGCGCTGGTCGCAACCGCCAGCCGGGTATCGCGCCTGCTGGGATGGGATCCGCCGGACCCGGCTTCATCATGCGGCGCCGACGCAGGGAAATAA
- a CDS encoding Dyp-type peroxidase, which produces MTTIASQPVDGSLTANAVFLTLSLDEGDAAVQTFRDLAADLPGLIRAVGFRNAEAALSCIIGIGAGLWDRLGMGATPAGLHPFRAISGVHHAPATPGDILLHIRAARPDFCFELARQIMLRLGPATTLEDETQGFKFFDNRDLLGFVDGTENPEGAARSEAVLVGDEDPAFAGSSYVIVQKYLHDLAKWEAMGVAAQERVIGRHKLSDIEFPDAEKASSAHNVLTNINDAQGNQLQILRDNMPFGSPGRAEAGTYFIGYAREPGRIETMLENMFIGLPPGNYDRILDVSTAVTGGLFFVPTVDVLERIGAGQPMAPAAAPAAAAAPDGSLGLGSLKRQTGQGN; this is translated from the coding sequence ATGACAACGATTGCCAGCCAGCCCGTCGACGGATCCTTGACCGCCAACGCCGTCTTCCTGACGCTGTCGCTGGACGAGGGCGATGCGGCGGTGCAGACCTTCCGCGACCTTGCGGCCGATCTGCCCGGCCTGATCCGCGCGGTGGGCTTTCGCAACGCCGAGGCGGCGCTGTCCTGCATCATCGGCATCGGTGCCGGGCTTTGGGACCGGCTCGGCATGGGCGCGACGCCGGCCGGCCTGCACCCGTTCCGCGCCATCTCGGGCGTGCATCACGCGCCGGCGACGCCCGGCGACATCCTGCTGCATATCCGCGCCGCGAGGCCGGATTTCTGCTTCGAGCTCGCGCGCCAGATCATGCTGCGCCTCGGCCCGGCCACCACGCTCGAGGACGAGACCCAGGGCTTCAAGTTCTTCGACAACCGCGACCTGCTGGGCTTCGTCGACGGCACCGAGAACCCCGAAGGCGCGGCACGGTCCGAGGCCGTGCTGGTCGGCGACGAAGACCCCGCCTTCGCCGGTTCGAGCTATGTCATCGTGCAGAAATACCTGCACGACCTTGCGAAATGGGAGGCGATGGGCGTGGCCGCGCAGGAACGCGTCATCGGCCGGCACAAGCTTTCGGACATCGAATTCCCCGATGCCGAAAAGGCCAGCTCGGCCCATAACGTGCTGACCAACATCAACGACGCGCAGGGCAACCAGCTGCAGATCCTGCGCGACAACATGCCCTTCGGCAGCCCCGGCCGGGCCGAGGCCGGCACCTATTTCATCGGCTACGCCCGCGAGCCGGGCCGCATCGAGACCATGCTGGAAAACATGTTCATCGGCCTGCCGCCGGGGAATTACGACCGCATCCTCGATGTCTCGACGGCGGTGACGGGCGGGCTGTTCTTCGTGCCGACCGTCGATGTGCTGGAGCGCATCGGTGCCGGCCAGCCCATGGCGCCGGCCGCCGCGCCGGCCGCCGCGGCGGCGCCCGACGGCTCGCTGGGCCTCGGATCCTTGAAACGCCAGACTGGACAGGGGAACTGA
- a CDS encoding nucleobase:cation symporter-2 family protein — protein sequence MTVQTAKNAEAGPIRPEDERLGLAANLVYGMQHILTMYGGIVAVPLIVGQAAGLSPADIGLLITASLFAGGVATILQTLGLPFFGCQLPLVQGVSFAGVATMIAISGNGGIQAIFGAVIASSLLGLLITPVFSRITRFFPPLVAGIVITTIGLTLMPVAGTWAMGGDRNAADFGSPANILLAGVTLAIVLLLSKVGNAAISRLSILLALVIGTAIAYATGMTDFSQVGQGPVFALPQIFHFGYPTFGVAATISMFIVILVTLVETSADIFAVGEIVETKVDGRRLGDGLRADMLSSMLAPVVGSFTQSAFAQNVGLVAVTGVKSRYVVATGGLILVALGLFPVMGRIVAAIPSPVLGGAGIVLFGTVAASGIRTLSKVDYANNMNLIIVATSIGFGTIPIVLPAFYHQFPAWVETIFHSGISSSALMAITLNLLFNHFTAGNSDQPSVFGAAAERTIRYTDIAQLEDGDYFMDGRLYDANGNEVPLIRPASH from the coding sequence ATGACTGTGCAAACGGCAAAGAATGCGGAAGCGGGGCCGATCCGGCCCGAGGATGAACGGCTGGGCCTTGCCGCCAACCTGGTCTATGGCATGCAGCACATCCTGACCATGTATGGCGGCATTGTGGCGGTGCCGCTGATCGTCGGCCAGGCCGCCGGCCTGTCGCCTGCTGACATCGGGTTGCTGATTACGGCATCCCTGTTCGCCGGCGGGGTCGCGACCATCCTGCAAACCCTCGGCCTGCCCTTCTTTGGCTGCCAGCTGCCGCTGGTGCAGGGCGTTTCCTTCGCCGGGGTCGCCACCATGATCGCCATCTCGGGCAACGGCGGCATACAGGCGATCTTCGGCGCGGTCATCGCCTCGTCGCTGCTGGGCCTTCTGATCACGCCGGTGTTTTCCCGCATAACCCGCTTCTTTCCGCCGCTGGTGGCGGGGATCGTGATCACCACCATCGGCCTGACGCTGATGCCGGTCGCCGGCACCTGGGCGATGGGCGGCGACCGCAACGCGGCCGATTTCGGCAGCCCGGCCAATATCCTGCTGGCAGGCGTCACGCTGGCCATCGTGCTGCTGCTCAGCAAAGTCGGCAATGCCGCGATCTCCCGGCTGTCGATTCTGCTGGCGCTGGTGATCGGCACGGCCATCGCCTATGCGACCGGCATGACCGATTTTTCCCAGGTCGGGCAGGGGCCGGTTTTCGCGCTGCCGCAGATCTTTCACTTCGGCTATCCGACCTTTGGGGTCGCGGCCACCATCTCGATGTTCATCGTCATCCTGGTGACACTGGTCGAGACCTCGGCGGATATCTTCGCTGTGGGCGAGATCGTCGAGACCAAGGTGGACGGGCGGCGGCTGGGCGACGGGCTGCGCGCGGACATGCTGTCGAGCATGCTGGCGCCGGTCGTCGGCTCGTTCACGCAGAGCGCCTTTGCCCAGAATGTCGGTCTGGTGGCCGTGACCGGCGTCAAGAGCCGCTATGTCGTGGCGACGGGCGGGCTGATCCTGGTGGCGCTGGGGCTGTTTCCGGTGATGGGCCGGATCGTCGCGGCCATTCCCAGCCCGGTGCTGGGCGGGGCCGGCATCGTCCTGTTCGGGACCGTCGCGGCCAGTGGCATCCGCACCCTGTCCAAGGTCGATTACGCCAACAACATGAACCTGATCATCGTCGCGACCTCGATCGGCTTCGGCACCATCCCGATCGTGCTGCCGGCCTTTTACCACCAGTTCCCGGCCTGGGTCGAGACGATCTTCCATTCGGGCATCAGCTCCTCGGCGCTGATGGCGATCACGCTCAACCTTCTGTTCAACCATTTCACGGCCGGCAATTCCGACCAGCCTTCGGTCTTCGGTGCTGCGGCGGAGCGAACCATCCGCTATACCGACATCGCCCAGCTCGAGGACGGGGATTATTTCATGGACGGCCGGCTTTACGACGCGAACGGCAATGAGGTGCCGCTGATCCGGCCGGCCAGTCATTGA
- a CDS encoding flavodoxin domain-containing protein, whose protein sequence is MNIVILYGTETGNAEMLAEDIQADLQADHAVEVANLSDFDPGDFDPARLYLIVSSTYGDGELPASAQPFGAAMRAQAPDLSGVSFGLFGLGDSEYETFNQGSRHLQELMEGAGATLLGERVVHDASGSDLAEDLALPWAREIVALAGTRLGAAA, encoded by the coding sequence ATGAATATCGTCATTCTCTACGGAACCGAAACCGGCAATGCCGAGATGCTGGCCGAGGATATCCAGGCCGATCTGCAGGCCGATCATGCGGTCGAGGTCGCCAACCTGTCCGATTTCGATCCTGGCGATTTCGATCCCGCGCGGCTGTATCTCATCGTCTCCTCGACCTATGGCGACGGCGAATTGCCGGCTTCGGCACAACCTTTCGGGGCGGCGATGCGGGCGCAGGCGCCCGACCTGTCCGGGGTCTCCTTTGGCCTGTTCGGCCTGGGCGATTCCGAATACGAGACCTTCAACCAGGGCTCGCGGCACCTGCAGGAACTGATGGAGGGAGCAGGCGCCACGCTTCTGGGCGAAAGGGTGGTTCACGACGCATCCGGCAGCGATCTTGCCGAGGATCTGGCCTTGCCTTGGGCACGCGAGATCGTGGCGCTGGCCGGGACCCGCCTGGGGGCGGCGGCCTGA
- a CDS encoding family 1 encapsulin nanocompartment shell protein: MDNLYRELAPISSAAWAQIEEEAARTLKRYLGARRVVDLHGPEGFALSAVGTGHLKPAPALAEGVACQQREVNPLVELRVPFTLTRAAVDDVARGANDSDWQPLKDAARQLALAEDRLVFHGYPEAGIKGILPETSNPAVPLPEDVADYPEAVARAVSALRLAGVNGPYALVLGTAGFTAASGGAEDGYPVLKHLEKLVDAPVTWSQALQGGAVVTTRGGDFDLWLGQDIAIGYLSHDAQTVTLYLQESLTFQMQTAEAVVVLEA; encoded by the coding sequence ATGGACAATCTCTACCGCGAACTGGCCCCGATCAGCAGCGCCGCCTGGGCGCAGATCGAGGAAGAGGCCGCGCGCACGCTGAAACGCTACCTCGGTGCGCGGCGGGTCGTCGACCTGCACGGGCCCGAGGGCTTCGCGCTGTCCGCCGTCGGCACCGGCCATCTGAAGCCCGCGCCGGCGCTGGCCGAGGGCGTCGCCTGCCAGCAGCGCGAGGTGAACCCGCTGGTCGAGCTGCGCGTGCCCTTCACCCTGACCCGCGCCGCCGTGGACGACGTGGCGCGCGGCGCCAACGACAGCGACTGGCAGCCGCTGAAGGACGCCGCGCGCCAGCTTGCCCTGGCCGAGGACCGGCTGGTGTTCCATGGCTATCCCGAGGCCGGCATCAAGGGCATCCTGCCCGAAACCAGCAACCCCGCCGTGCCCCTGCCCGAGGATGTCGCGGACTACCCCGAGGCGGTGGCGCGCGCGGTCAGCGCCCTGCGGCTGGCCGGGGTGAACGGGCCCTATGCGCTGGTCCTGGGAACCGCCGGCTTCACAGCGGCGAGCGGCGGGGCCGAGGACGGCTATCCGGTGCTCAAGCACCTGGAAAAGCTGGTAGATGCGCCGGTGACCTGGAGCCAGGCGCTGCAGGGCGGCGCGGTGGTGACGACGCGCGGCGGCGATTTCGATCTGTGGCTGGGCCAGGACATCGCCATCGGTTACCTGTCGCATGACGCGCAGACGGTGACGCTGTATCTGCAGGAAAGCCTGACCTTCCAGATGCAGACCGCCGAGGCGGTCGTGGTGCTGGAGGCCTGA
- a CDS encoding FdhF/YdeP family oxidoreductase, whose product MPDRKPVYKAYHHPAGGWGAAAATAKVLMEQSVLTKGSRALLAMNQPGGFKCPSCAFPDADCRKKLEFCENGAKALAHEATKSRVTRDFFARHSVTELMKQSDYWLEMQGRLTEPMRYDPATDHYVPVGWDDAFALIGRHLRGLDSPHQAEFYTSGRTPNEAAFLYAVFVREFGTNNFPDCSNMCHEPTSRGLPPAIGVGKGTVVMADFEHAEAIFIIGQNTGTNSPRMMTNLVEARKRGVPIVTINPMPERALIQFTEPQDMIQMATFGSTRISSEFVQVRIGGDLAILKGMMKVIFERDAAGEDVIDWPFVNAHTAGLDGVRAEVEALDWAELERHSGIDQAQIRRLAEIYIRSNATMICYGMGVTQHQQGSRLVQQVVNLLLLRGNFGKPGAGISPIRGHSNVQGDRTVGIDEKPSQDYLDRLAAVFGFEPPREHGHHAVESVEAMLRGESRVFIGLGGNFARAMSDTERTYAAMRKLDLTVGIATKLNRGHLVHGRDALILPVVARSEIVRTARGEQFVTIEDSMSNVTASRGVLTPASPDCLPEVEIVCRMALATLPDSRTPWQEYIDDYGAIRDRIADVYPAIYADFNSRIKAPHGFHLEVPPRRRIWATPNGKANFLLLPGLEVNDPVDDPQMLRLSTIRSHDQFNTTIYSHNDRYRGIYNDRMVLFMNGGDIAARGLRDGQTVALDTISRDGRPRRVEGLTVVEYPMPRGSVAGYYPELNPLLPLDYIDRISGTPAAKSIPVRIAT is encoded by the coding sequence ATGCCCGACCGCAAGCCCGTCTACAAGGCCTATCATCACCCCGCCGGAGGCTGGGGCGCGGCGGCGGCGACGGCCAAGGTGCTGATGGAGCAGAGCGTGCTGACCAAGGGGTCACGGGCGCTGCTGGCGATGAACCAGCCTGGCGGGTTCAAGTGCCCGAGCTGCGCCTTTCCCGATGCCGATTGCCGCAAGAAACTGGAATTCTGCGAGAACGGCGCCAAGGCGCTGGCGCATGAGGCGACGAAATCCCGCGTCACCCGCGACTTCTTCGCCCGCCACAGCGTCACCGAACTGATGAAGCAGTCGGACTATTGGCTGGAGATGCAGGGCCGGCTGACCGAGCCGATGCGCTACGATCCCGCGACCGACCACTACGTCCCGGTCGGTTGGGACGATGCCTTCGCGCTGATCGGGCGGCACCTGCGCGGCCTCGACAGCCCGCACCAGGCCGAATTCTATACCTCGGGCCGGACGCCGAACGAGGCGGCTTTCCTTTACGCAGTCTTCGTGCGCGAGTTCGGCACCAACAATTTCCCCGACTGTTCGAACATGTGCCACGAGCCGACCAGCCGCGGCCTGCCGCCCGCCATCGGCGTCGGCAAGGGCACCGTGGTCATGGCCGATTTCGAACATGCCGAGGCGATCTTCATCATCGGCCAGAACACCGGCACCAACAGCCCGCGCATGATGACGAACCTGGTCGAGGCGCGTAAACGCGGCGTGCCCATCGTCACCATCAACCCGATGCCCGAACGCGCCCTGATCCAGTTCACCGAGCCGCAGGACATGATCCAGATGGCGACCTTCGGCTCGACCAGGATCTCCAGCGAATTCGTGCAGGTGAGGATCGGCGGCGACCTGGCGATCCTGAAGGGCATGATGAAGGTGATCTTCGAGCGCGACGCCGCGGGCGAGGACGTCATCGACTGGCCCTTCGTCAACGCCCACACCGCCGGCCTGGACGGGGTCCGGGCCGAGGTCGAGGCGCTGGACTGGGCGGAACTGGAGCGGCATTCGGGCATCGACCAGGCGCAGATCCGGCGGCTGGCCGAGATCTATATCCGCTCGAACGCGACGATGATCTGCTACGGCATGGGGGTGACGCAGCACCAGCAGGGCTCGCGGCTGGTGCAGCAGGTGGTGAATCTGCTGCTCTTGCGCGGCAATTTCGGCAAGCCGGGCGCGGGGATCTCGCCGATCCGGGGGCATTCCAACGTGCAGGGCGACCGCACCGTCGGCATCGACGAAAAGCCGTCGCAGGACTATCTGGACCGGCTGGCCGCTGTCTTCGGCTTCGAGCCACCGCGCGAACACGGTCATCACGCCGTCGAGTCAGTCGAGGCCATGCTGCGTGGCGAGTCCAGGGTCTTCATCGGTCTCGGCGGCAATTTCGCCCGCGCCATGTCGGACACCGAGCGGACCTATGCAGCGATGCGCAAGCTCGACCTGACCGTCGGCATCGCGACCAAGCTGAACCGCGGCCATCTGGTCCATGGCCGGGACGCGCTGATCCTGCCCGTGGTGGCGCGTTCCGAGATCGTCCGCACCGCCCGGGGCGAGCAGTTCGTCACCATCGAGGACAGCATGTCCAACGTCACCGCCTCGCGCGGGGTGCTGACGCCGGCCAGCCCCGACTGCCTGCCCGAGGTCGAGATCGTCTGCCGCATGGCCCTGGCGACGCTGCCGGACAGCCGCACGCCCTGGCAGGAATACATCGACGATTACGGCGCGATCCGCGACCGGATCGCCGATGTCTATCCGGCGATCTATGCGGATTTCAACAGTCGCATCAAGGCGCCGCACGGCTTTCATCTCGAGGTGCCGCCGCGCCGGCGCATCTGGGCGACGCCGAACGGCAAGGCGAATTTCCTGCTGCTGCCGGGGCTGGAGGTCAACGACCCCGTGGATGATCCGCAGATGCTGCGGCTGTCGACGATCCGGTCCCACGACCAGTTCAACACCACGATCTACAGCCACAACGACCGCTATCGCGGCATCTACAACGACCGCATGGTGCTGTTCATGAACGGGGGCGACATCGCCGCGCGCGGGTTGCGCGACGGCCAGACGGTGGCGCTGGACACGATCAGCCGCGACGGGCGGCCGCGCCGAGTCGAGGGGCTGACGGTAGTGGAATACCCGATGCCGCGCGGGTCTGTCGCCGGATATTACCCCGAGCTGAATCCGCTTCTGCCGCTTGATTACATTGACCGGATCAGCGGCACGCCCGCCGCGAAATCCATTCCCGTTCGCATCGCCACCTGA